In Rhea pennata isolate bPtePen1 chromosome 20, bPtePen1.pri, whole genome shotgun sequence, a single window of DNA contains:
- the LOC134149602 gene encoding LOW QUALITY PROTEIN: PHD finger protein 7-like (The sequence of the model RefSeq protein was modified relative to this genomic sequence to represent the inferred CDS: deleted 1 base in 1 codon), with protein sequence MGGGCAGWEAARRRALGLCWRSGAGRGGAGTCPTALPCSSQGCFVCGERGAAISCQQKGCSRTFHLPCASEHGCVTQFFRPYRSFCWEHRPEQAVPARPTAETTCIICQEPVDEQLSYRTMVCPACKGAWFHRGCIQVGALPWRQGHGGASHSAPLTLPVCLLQGQAVHAGFSCFRCPLCKNRRRFLPEMFKMGISIPFRGPSWEEGGRYRDLYQRHRRCDAARCLHPRGREQAEPSGGSGSRCLAQELCRALPCCAPSARGGLAGITASSPSHHRHQPVCLARRWELLLCSSCAAQGAHRGCSGLGNAAVSWECDECAGLGPGKRHRGQGPAGWGWGWGQAWQQVLSAALQQGLCLRQGRGHRSGLCSPGAVLLTFLPPLAASSAQPEPAAPSTSSQAEPAASSSSAAPRTRSPSGGTGPERRPSRSRLARRSQNPYRRP encoded by the exons ATGGGAGGTGGCTGTGCGggctgggaggcagcaaggcGCAGGGCCCTGGGCCTTTGCTGGAGGAGCGGGGCTGGCCGGGGAGGCGCAGGCACGTGCCCGACGGCTCTGCCGTGCTCCTCGCAGGGCTGCTTCGTGTGCGGCGAGCGGGGCGCTGCCAtcagctgccagcagaagggctgcagccGCACCTTCCACCTGCCCTGCGCCTCTGAGCACGGCTGCGTCACCCAATTCTTCAGGCCCTACAG GTCGTTCTGCTGGGAGCACCGTCcggagcaggcagtgccagcACGTCCCACTGCGGAGACGACATGCATCATCTGCCAGGAGCCCGTGGACGAGCAGCTCTCGTACCGCACCATGGTGTGCCCGGCCTGCAAAGGGGCCTGGTTCCACCGGGGCTGCATCCAGGTC GGGGCGCTTCCCTGGCGCCAGGGGCACGGCGGGGCCAGCCACAGTGCCCCGCTGACGCTGCCTGTTTGTCTCCTGCAGGGACAGGCCGTGCACGCCGGATTCTCCTGCTTCCGGTGCCCGCTCTGCAAGAACCGCAGGAGATTTCTCCCGGAGATGTTTAAAATGGGCATCTCCATCCCCTTCAG AGGACCATCGTGGGAGGAAGGCGGCCGCTACCGCGACCTGTACCAGCGGCACAGGCGCTGCGATGCGGCCCGGTGCCTTCACCCgcggggcagggagcaggcagagccGAGCGG GGGCTCTGGGAGCCGGTGCTTGGCACAAGAGCTGTGCCGGGCACTGCCTTGCTGCGCTCCCTCGGCCCGTGGGGGCCTCGCTGGCATCAcggccagcagccccagccacCACCGCCACCAACCCGTTTGCTTGGCCAGgcgctgggagctgctgctgtgctcgtCCTGCGCCGCCCAAGGGGCCCATCGGGGCTGCTCGGGCCTGGGAAACGCCGCCGTGAGCTGGGAGTGCGACGAGTGTGCCGGCCTGGGCCCCGGTAAGAGGCATCGCGGCCAGGGCCCcgcaggctggggctggggctggggccaggCCTGGCAGCAGGTGCTCAGCGCAGCGCTGCAGCAGGGTCTCTGCctgcggcagggccgggggcaCCGCTcggggctctgcagccccggGGCCGTGCTGCTGACCTTCCTGCCTCCCCTCGCAGCCTCCAGTGCGCAGCCGGAGCCGGCCgcccccagcaccagcagccaggctgAGCCGGCGGCGTCCTCCAGCTCCGCAGCTCCCCGGACCCGCAGCCCGTCGGGCGGGACGGGGCCGGAGCGAAGGCCGAGCCGCTCCAGGCTAGCCCGCCGCTCCCAAAATCCCTACCGGCGGCCGTGA